The proteins below come from a single Fodinicola acaciae genomic window:
- a CDS encoding DUF4383 domain-containing protein — MTSTSKQRLARVYRTGAGVFGFVLAVYGVVGFVQQVPLTAHRGEPVLGMPTTGLLAGISVVTGLILLFAAFLKPAIASTVDVAIGILFLLSGLINICVLRTSLEVLGFDMRNVIFSFVVGLGLMTCGFYGRVSGSLPPDNPNWRRRHGLPEEPREGEDLGRTGYPGGGTEPSRDLDAIAGQKE; from the coding sequence ATGACTTCGACCAGCAAGCAGCGACTGGCTCGGGTGTATCGGACCGGCGCCGGAGTTTTCGGCTTCGTGCTTGCCGTGTACGGCGTGGTCGGCTTCGTCCAGCAGGTGCCGCTGACCGCTCACCGCGGTGAGCCGGTGCTGGGGATGCCGACGACCGGACTGCTGGCCGGCATCTCGGTGGTGACCGGCCTGATCCTGCTGTTCGCGGCGTTTCTCAAGCCGGCCATCGCGTCCACGGTGGACGTGGCCATCGGCATCCTGTTTTTGTTGTCCGGCCTGATAAACATCTGTGTGCTGCGTACGTCGCTGGAGGTGCTGGGTTTCGACATGCGCAACGTCATCTTCAGTTTCGTGGTCGGACTGGGGTTGATGACGTGTGGTTTCTACGGCCGGGTTTCCGGCAGTCTGCCACCGGACAACCCCAACTGGCGGCGCCGGCACGGCCTGCCTGAGGAGCCGCGGGAAGGCGAAGACCTCGGCCGCACCGGCTATCCCGGCGGCGGCACCGAGCCGAGCCGCGATCTCGACGCGATCGCCGGCCAGAAGGAGTGA
- a CDS encoding glycoside hydrolase family 15 protein, with product MSSPYVLREYSLVADGERGALCGPDGNISWLCVPSWHDDAVFADLIGGDGRYAVTPVERYVWGGYYEPATLIWRHSWVTIDNRVVECRDAMAAPADPRYAVLLRQISGSGGTVEITLDLRGRFGAERMSELRQDDSGRWTGRSGSLRFRWSGADDAVVTDSGELSARWRLEPGQTRDLVLEIGRTLPDEPTDASQAWTATGVYWENSMPSLHATVAPRDARHSYAVLRGLTTSGGGMVAAATMSLPERAEMGRNFDYRYCWIRDQCYAGIAAQVAGATDLVDAAVSFVSERLIADGASMSPAYQIDGEPIPSQRSLELAGYPGGFDVIGNQVNKQLQLDAFGEALQLLSAAVDRLDTDGWRALSVAVDAIDRHWPQPEAGIWELHDDFWTHSRLSCVAGLRAAARIAPVADAARFVQLAETIMAETTRRCLRSDSVWQRSPSLIGTDASLVMPSVRGALPADDPRTRNTLAAVRGELASDGYVYRYAHGNHPLGEIEGAFLLCGFMMALAQFDQGHHVDAFRWFERTRSACGPPALFAEEYDVRQRQLRGNLPQAFVHAALLETASRLADA from the coding sequence GTGAGCTCGCCGTATGTGCTGCGCGAGTATTCGCTCGTCGCCGACGGCGAACGTGGTGCGCTGTGCGGACCGGACGGCAACATTTCCTGGCTGTGCGTGCCGAGTTGGCACGACGACGCGGTGTTCGCCGACCTGATCGGCGGCGACGGAAGATACGCCGTGACGCCGGTCGAACGCTATGTGTGGGGTGGCTATTACGAGCCGGCGACGCTGATCTGGCGACACAGCTGGGTCACCATCGACAATCGCGTCGTCGAATGCCGCGATGCGATGGCCGCACCGGCGGATCCCCGATATGCGGTGCTGCTGCGGCAAATCAGCGGTTCTGGCGGCACGGTCGAGATCACCCTGGACTTACGCGGCCGGTTCGGCGCCGAGCGGATGTCCGAGCTGCGCCAGGACGACTCCGGCCGGTGGACCGGACGCTCCGGCTCGTTGCGTTTTCGTTGGTCCGGCGCGGATGACGCGGTCGTCACCGACTCCGGTGAACTGTCGGCGAGGTGGCGGCTGGAGCCGGGCCAGACCCGTGATCTCGTGCTGGAAATCGGCCGGACACTGCCGGACGAACCGACGGACGCGTCGCAGGCCTGGACGGCGACCGGGGTCTATTGGGAAAACTCGATGCCGTCGCTGCACGCGACGGTGGCGCCGCGAGACGCGCGCCATTCGTACGCGGTGCTGCGCGGCCTCACCACCAGTGGTGGCGGAATGGTCGCAGCGGCAACGATGTCGCTGCCGGAGCGAGCCGAAATGGGACGCAATTTCGACTATCGGTATTGCTGGATTCGGGACCAGTGTTACGCCGGCATCGCCGCGCAGGTCGCCGGTGCCACGGATTTGGTCGATGCGGCGGTCAGTTTCGTCAGCGAGCGGCTGATCGCCGACGGCGCTTCGATGTCGCCGGCGTACCAGATCGATGGCGAGCCGATCCCGTCGCAACGCTCGCTCGAACTCGCCGGCTATCCGGGCGGATTCGACGTGATCGGCAATCAGGTGAACAAGCAGCTCCAGCTGGATGCATTTGGTGAAGCGCTGCAACTGCTGTCGGCCGCGGTCGATCGGCTGGACACCGATGGATGGCGCGCGCTGAGCGTTGCCGTCGACGCGATCGACCGGCACTGGCCACAGCCGGAAGCCGGGATTTGGGAACTGCACGACGATTTCTGGACGCATTCACGTTTGTCCTGCGTCGCCGGCCTGCGTGCCGCGGCGAGAATCGCACCGGTCGCCGACGCCGCGCGCTTTGTCCAGCTGGCCGAGACGATCATGGCCGAGACGACCCGCCGGTGCCTGCGCTCGGACAGTGTCTGGCAGCGCAGCCCGAGCCTGATCGGTACGGACGCGAGCCTGGTCATGCCGTCCGTACGCGGCGCGCTGCCGGCTGACGATCCGCGTACGCGCAACACGTTGGCGGCCGTACGCGGTGAGCTCGCCAGCGACGGCTATGTCTATCGCTATGCGCACGGCAACCATCCGCTCGGCGAGATCGAAGGCGCGTTTTTGTTGTGTGGCTTCATGATGGCCCTCGCGCAGTTTGACCAGGGCCACCACGTCGACGCGTTTCGCTGGTTCGAGCGCACCAGGAGTGCCTGCGGCCCGCCGGCGTTGTTCGCGGAGGAGTACGACGTGCGGCAGCGGCAGCTGCGCGGCAACCTACCGCAGGCCTTCGTACACGCCGCGCTGCTGGAGACGGCGTCGCGGCTGGCGGACGCGTAG
- a CDS encoding transcriptional regulator, with product MSAPEGFDELIHPTTRLSLVALLAATEWAEFAYVRESLDLSDSALSKQMSTLADAGYVDVRKEGAGRRRRTTLRLTDRGRTAFEGHVAALRQIISAVPVEK from the coding sequence ATGAGCGCACCGGAGGGTTTCGACGAGCTCATCCACCCCACCACGAGGCTGTCGCTGGTCGCCCTGCTGGCGGCCACCGAATGGGCCGAGTTCGCCTACGTGCGCGAGTCGCTGGACCTCAGCGACTCGGCGTTGTCCAAACAGATGTCCACATTGGCCGACGCCGGCTATGTGGACGTACGCAAGGAAGGCGCCGGCCGCCGCCGGCGAACCACGTTGCGGCTGACCGACCGCGGTCGCACGGCTTTCGAAGGCCACGTCGCCGCACTGCGACAGATCATTTCCGCCGTACCAGTCGAGAAATAA
- a CDS encoding phosphatase PAP2 family protein: protein MFWTRSQRPAWYLEFPLLIIGYVAFGLARAGVDRGDPAATNNALLVQQLEQALRIAVELPLNHAMLGQPVAICLAGYFYRLCVVAVPVMLICLYMFLPARYGRLRTVLVVTMVIDLLLVWLYPESPPRFAENGVVDHLATHDILGGAAARTPQPGVNLLAAMPSMHVAWTTWCAYAGWSALRPRSPRTAWLVWLFPLLTALVVLVTGHHYVLDVVAGVALVAVAISLTRLVRLVKPRRLDDLFSPRQGRA, encoded by the coding sequence ATGTTCTGGACTCGCTCCCAACGGCCGGCCTGGTATCTGGAGTTTCCGCTGCTGATCATCGGATATGTCGCCTTCGGACTGGCACGCGCCGGGGTCGACCGTGGCGATCCGGCGGCGACGAACAACGCACTGCTCGTCCAGCAGCTGGAGCAGGCTCTGCGCATCGCGGTCGAACTTCCGCTCAACCACGCGATGCTTGGGCAACCGGTCGCGATTTGTCTCGCCGGCTATTTCTACCGGCTTTGCGTTGTCGCCGTGCCGGTCATGCTGATCTGCCTTTACATGTTCCTGCCGGCACGATACGGCCGGCTGCGGACCGTACTCGTGGTGACAATGGTCATCGATCTGCTGCTCGTCTGGCTGTATCCGGAGTCTCCGCCGCGGTTTGCCGAAAACGGCGTCGTCGACCACCTGGCGACGCACGACATTCTGGGCGGCGCCGCGGCGCGTACGCCGCAGCCGGGAGTCAATCTGTTGGCCGCGATGCCGAGCATGCACGTGGCGTGGACGACCTGGTGTGCGTACGCCGGCTGGTCGGCGCTGCGGCCGCGCTCTCCGCGAACCGCCTGGCTGGTCTGGCTTTTTCCACTGCTCACGGCACTTGTCGTCCTGGTGACCGGGCACCACTATGTCCTGGACGTCGTCGCGGGCGTGGCGCTCGTCGCGGTCGCGATTTCGTTGACCAGGCTGGTGAGACTGGTCAAGCCGAGACGGCTAGATGATCTATTTTCACCCCGGCAGGGGCGTGCGTAA
- a CDS encoding enolase C-terminal domain-like protein, whose amino-acid sequence MTVDAVRARAYRIPTATPEADGTLAWDNTTLVVVTVDAGDATGLGWTYTDASAATLINSTLAKVVVGRSLDVRACWHAMQRAVRNIGLSGLVATAISAVDIALWDAAARILDVPVASLLGRVHDEVALYGSGGFTTYDRQQAQEQLTHWVHDQKIPRVKIKIGESWGKNVGRDLERVNEARTAIGANTDLYVDANGGYGAGLARRVARELEQLDVRWFEEPVSSDDLAGLAELRAATTIDIAAGEYGYDLPYFHRMLSAQAVDCLQIDATRCGGYTEWQRIAALAAATNRDVSAHCAPNLSAHIAASTPNFRHIEWFADHDRIESRLFDDTFDPAGGQVAPDLTAAGHGFTFKEADAETYAVR is encoded by the coding sequence ATGACCGTCGATGCCGTACGTGCCCGCGCATACCGGATCCCCACCGCCACACCGGAAGCCGACGGCACTTTGGCTTGGGACAACACGACTCTGGTGGTCGTCACGGTTGACGCCGGCGATGCCACCGGGCTCGGTTGGACATACACGGATGCGTCTGCGGCCACTCTGATCAATTCGACGCTGGCCAAGGTCGTTGTCGGCAGGTCGCTGGACGTACGCGCGTGCTGGCATGCCATGCAGCGCGCGGTCCGCAACATCGGATTGTCCGGCCTGGTCGCCACCGCGATCTCGGCCGTCGACATCGCACTTTGGGACGCCGCCGCGCGAATCCTGGACGTGCCGGTGGCGAGCCTGCTCGGCCGGGTCCATGACGAGGTGGCGCTCTATGGCAGCGGCGGTTTCACGACGTACGACCGGCAGCAGGCGCAGGAACAGCTGACGCATTGGGTCCACGACCAGAAAATTCCGCGTGTGAAGATAAAGATCGGTGAGTCCTGGGGGAAAAACGTCGGCCGCGATCTGGAACGCGTCAACGAAGCCAGGACGGCGATCGGTGCCAACACCGACCTTTACGTGGACGCCAACGGCGGATATGGCGCTGGCCTGGCGCGCCGGGTCGCGCGTGAACTCGAACAGCTCGACGTGCGATGGTTCGAGGAGCCGGTCTCCAGCGACGACCTCGCCGGCCTGGCCGAGCTGCGGGCTGCCACCACGATCGACATCGCCGCCGGCGAATACGGCTATGACCTGCCATATTTCCACCGCATGCTCAGTGCGCAGGCCGTCGACTGCCTGCAGATCGACGCGACGCGCTGCGGCGGATACACGGAGTGGCAACGCATCGCCGCACTCGCCGCCGCCACCAACCGCGACGTCTCCGCGCACTGCGCGCCCAACCTGTCCGCGCACATCGCCGCCAGCACGCCAAACTTCCGGCACATCGAATGGTTTGCCGACCACGACCGGATCGAGTCGCGGCTCTTCGACGACACATTCGACCCGGCCGGCGGCCAGGTCGCTCCCGACCTGACCGCCGCCGGCCACGGCTTCACCTTCAAGGAGGCGGACGCCGAGACGTACGCGGTCCGTTGA
- a CDS encoding SDR family oxidoreductase has protein sequence MSRRTVVVTGASGGIGRACARAFAARGDAVALLARGEDGLQAAAADVRDAGAQALPVQVDMADQEQVFAAVDKIEAELGPIDVWVNVAFTSVFAPFRDIKPAEFARVTEVNYLGYVYATMAVLPRMRERDSGTVVHVGSALAYRGIPLQSAYCGSKHAIQGFHESLRCELLHEGSNVNVTMVQMPAVNTPQFSWVLSRLPRHAQPVPPIYQPEVAADAVVYAADHPRRREYWVGSSTVWTLVANAIAPGLLDRYLAKSGYAAQQTDDANNPHRPANLWKPADKASDFGAHGEFDRRSHSRDPQLWASRHHAVLAGAGALMAVAAVAGVRKALRR, from the coding sequence ATGAGTAGACGGACAGTCGTGGTGACCGGTGCCAGTGGTGGGATCGGCCGGGCCTGCGCCCGTGCGTTCGCGGCGCGTGGCGACGCGGTCGCGTTGTTGGCCAGAGGCGAGGACGGCCTCCAGGCTGCGGCCGCGGACGTACGCGATGCCGGCGCGCAGGCGTTGCCCGTCCAGGTCGACATGGCCGACCAGGAGCAGGTTTTCGCCGCCGTGGACAAAATCGAGGCCGAGCTCGGGCCGATCGACGTGTGGGTCAACGTGGCGTTCACGTCGGTTTTCGCGCCGTTCAGGGACATCAAGCCGGCCGAGTTCGCGCGCGTCACCGAGGTCAACTATCTCGGTTATGTGTACGCCACGATGGCCGTGCTGCCGCGGATGCGCGAACGCGACAGCGGCACGGTCGTGCACGTCGGCTCGGCGCTGGCCTATCGCGGCATTCCGCTGCAGTCGGCGTATTGCGGCTCCAAGCACGCGATCCAGGGTTTTCACGAGTCGCTGCGCTGCGAATTGTTGCACGAAGGCAGCAATGTCAACGTCACGATGGTGCAGATGCCGGCGGTGAACACGCCGCAGTTCAGCTGGGTCCTGAGCCGGCTGCCGCGGCACGCGCAGCCGGTGCCGCCGATCTACCAGCCGGAGGTCGCCGCCGACGCGGTGGTGTACGCGGCCGACCATCCTCGGCGCCGCGAATACTGGGTCGGCTCCAGCACGGTGTGGACACTCGTCGCGAACGCGATCGCACCTGGCCTGCTTGACCGTTATCTCGCCAAAAGCGGATACGCCGCGCAGCAGACCGACGATGCGAACAACCCGCACCGGCCGGCGAATCTGTGGAAGCCGGCCGACAAAGCAAGTGACTTCGGGGCGCACGGTGAGTTTGACCGCAGGTCGCACAGCCGCGATCCGCAGTTGTGGGCCTCGCGCCATCACGCCGTCCTCGCCGGTGCCGGTGCACTGATGGCCGTGGCGGCCGTCGCGGGCGTACGAAAGGCGCTGCGCCGGTGA
- a CDS encoding FAD-binding and (Fe-S)-binding domain-containing protein — protein sequence MGDGAVHVMEVSKAERLENALREAVDGEVRFDDGTRAAYSTDASNFRQVPIGVVVPRTPEAAVEAVAVARQFGAPLLSRGGGTSLAGQCTNTAIVIDWSKYCHRLESVDGDTCVVQPGIVLDELNRQLSPTGMRFGPEPATHMNCTLGGMIGNNSCGATAQRTGKVVDNIAALEVLCYDGTRFWCGPTSDDEYADIERHGDLRAAIYRRLRRIRDRYADEIRERFPDIPRRVSGYNLDSLLPEHGFDIAGLLVGSESTLVTVLRAKLKLVPVVKKRTLVVLGFTDVYTAADTVPAVLPHEPIALEGLDAKLLRDERIKHLNPQALEELPAGDAFLMVQFGGDTTDEADRRAHDLMKSLKESEHDPQVKVLDDPRHEHELWRVREAGLGATAHVPGRPDTFEGWEDSAVPPDRLGDYLRRLHGLYDEFGYASDTGPSLYGHFGHGCVHTRIPFDLYTADGVAAYHDFLRRAADLVVDFGGSLSGEHGDGETRGELLPKMFGGEVMQAFAELKDIFDPDNRMNPGKVIHPAAADQHLRLGGDWSPATPQDVFFRYPHDGGSFAEAANRCVGVGRCRQHHTDGGQVMCPSYQVTGEEEHSTRGRARLLFEMLDGHHDSPVGDGWRSPAVRDALDLCLACKGCKTDCPANVDMATYKAEFLAHHYQGRQWRRPRSDLSMGWLPALAQVVGRARLAGAANLLTHTPLLSRLARIVAGVENRELPLFAPQTFQQWHQRHYRGGDGRRGSVLLWPDTFTNHFHPHIGVAATKVLTDAGWDVVVPTEPMCCGLTWISTGQLATAKKILMRTVDMLAPHLHKGGLVVGLEPSCTAVLRSDAAELFPENQDIRRLRDQTVTLAELLTQHSPGYQPPKIQPDQLVATQRAIGDTAEKSDGVRAVAQVHCHQHAVIGWDADNELLSRAGVEADRLDSGCCGLAGNFGFEAGHLDVSEACAERVLLPHLRDNDHDAVALADGFSCRTQIHEFDSGGREAMHLAELLAAALPASPDGLPARPNPPSKQAKVAALAATAAAAAVGVAISARRLGARR from the coding sequence ATGGGAGACGGTGCCGTGCATGTCATGGAGGTGTCCAAAGCCGAACGGCTGGAGAATGCGCTGCGCGAGGCGGTCGACGGCGAGGTGCGGTTTGACGACGGTACGCGCGCGGCCTATTCCACCGACGCGTCGAATTTCCGGCAGGTGCCGATCGGCGTCGTCGTGCCGCGTACGCCGGAGGCCGCGGTCGAGGCGGTCGCGGTGGCGCGGCAGTTCGGCGCGCCGCTGTTGTCGCGCGGCGGCGGCACGAGCCTCGCCGGACAGTGCACCAACACCGCGATTGTCATTGACTGGTCCAAATACTGCCATCGGCTGGAATCGGTCGATGGTGACACGTGTGTCGTCCAGCCGGGCATCGTCCTGGACGAGTTGAACAGGCAGCTCAGTCCGACCGGCATGCGGTTCGGACCGGAGCCGGCGACACACATGAACTGCACGCTCGGCGGCATGATCGGCAACAACTCGTGTGGCGCGACCGCGCAGCGGACCGGCAAGGTAGTGGACAACATCGCCGCGCTCGAGGTGCTGTGCTATGACGGCACGCGGTTCTGGTGCGGTCCGACCAGCGACGACGAGTACGCGGACATCGAGCGGCACGGCGATTTACGCGCCGCGATCTATCGCCGGCTGCGCCGGATCCGCGATCGCTATGCCGACGAGATCCGTGAGCGTTTCCCGGACATTCCGCGGCGGGTGTCCGGCTACAACCTGGATTCCCTGTTACCAGAACACGGTTTCGACATCGCCGGCCTGCTGGTCGGCAGTGAGTCGACGCTGGTCACCGTGCTGCGCGCCAAGCTGAAACTGGTGCCAGTGGTGAAAAAACGTACGCTCGTGGTGCTCGGTTTCACCGACGTCTACACCGCCGCGGACACCGTGCCAGCGGTCCTGCCGCATGAGCCGATCGCGTTGGAAGGCCTGGATGCCAAGCTGCTCCGGGACGAACGGATCAAACACCTCAATCCGCAGGCACTGGAGGAGCTGCCGGCCGGCGACGCCTTCCTGATGGTCCAGTTTGGCGGCGACACCACCGACGAGGCCGACCGGCGCGCCCACGACCTGATGAAATCGCTCAAGGAAAGCGAACACGATCCGCAGGTGAAGGTGCTCGACGATCCACGGCACGAACACGAGCTGTGGCGGGTGCGCGAGGCCGGTCTCGGCGCAACCGCGCACGTGCCGGGGCGGCCGGACACGTTCGAAGGCTGGGAGGACTCGGCGGTGCCGCCGGACCGACTCGGCGACTATTTACGGCGACTGCACGGACTTTACGACGAGTTCGGTTACGCGAGCGACACCGGACCGAGTCTTTACGGCCATTTCGGCCATGGCTGCGTACACACGCGGATTCCGTTTGACCTCTACACCGCCGACGGCGTCGCTGCATACCATGACTTTCTGCGTCGCGCGGCCGATCTGGTGGTGGACTTCGGTGGCTCGCTCTCCGGCGAGCACGGCGACGGCGAGACCCGCGGCGAGCTGCTGCCGAAGATGTTCGGCGGTGAGGTGATGCAGGCTTTCGCCGAGCTGAAGGACATCTTCGATCCGGACAACCGGATGAACCCCGGCAAGGTCATCCATCCGGCGGCGGCCGACCAGCACCTGCGGCTCGGCGGCGACTGGTCACCGGCCACCCCGCAGGACGTGTTCTTCCGTTATCCGCACGATGGCGGGTCGTTTGCCGAGGCCGCCAACCGCTGCGTCGGCGTCGGGCGCTGCCGCCAGCACCACACCGATGGCGGACAGGTGATGTGTCCGTCTTATCAGGTGACCGGCGAGGAGGAGCACTCCACCCGGGGCCGCGCGCGACTGCTTTTCGAGATGCTGGACGGACATCACGACAGTCCGGTCGGCGACGGCTGGCGGTCGCCGGCCGTACGCGACGCGCTCGACCTCTGTCTTGCCTGCAAGGGCTGCAAAACCGACTGTCCGGCCAACGTCGACATGGCCACCTACAAGGCGGAGTTTCTGGCGCACCACTACCAGGGCCGGCAGTGGCGTCGGCCGCGGTCGGACCTGTCGATGGGGTGGCTGCCTGCGCTGGCGCAGGTCGTCGGCCGCGCGCGGCTGGCCGGTGCCGCCAACCTGCTGACGCACACGCCACTGTTGTCGCGGCTGGCGAGAATCGTGGCAGGCGTGGAAAACCGCGAGCTGCCGCTTTTCGCGCCACAGACGTTCCAGCAGTGGCATCAGCGTCATTATCGTGGTGGTGACGGAAGACGCGGCAGCGTACTGTTGTGGCCGGACACCTTCACCAACCACTTCCATCCGCACATCGGTGTGGCCGCGACGAAAGTGCTGACCGACGCCGGCTGGGACGTGGTGGTGCCGACCGAGCCGATGTGCTGCGGGCTGACCTGGATCTCGACCGGTCAGCTGGCCACCGCCAAGAAAATCCTCATGCGTACGGTCGACATGTTGGCGCCACACCTGCACAAAGGCGGTCTGGTGGTCGGCCTGGAGCCGAGCTGCACAGCCGTCCTCCGTTCCGACGCAGCCGAGCTTTTCCCGGAAAACCAGGACATCCGCCGGCTGCGCGACCAGACGGTCACGCTGGCCGAGCTGCTGACTCAGCACTCGCCCGGCTATCAGCCGCCGAAGATCCAGCCAGACCAGCTGGTCGCCACTCAGCGGGCGATCGGTGACACGGCAGAGAAAAGTGACGGCGTACGCGCGGTGGCTCAGGTCCACTGCCACCAGCACGCGGTCATCGGCTGGGACGCCGACAACGAGCTGCTGTCGCGCGCTGGCGTCGAGGCGGACCGGCTGGACTCCGGATGTTGTGGACTCGCCGGCAACTTCGGCTTCGAGGCCGGACATCTGGACGTCAGCGAGGCCTGCGCCGAGCGCGTACTGTTGCCGCATCTGCGTGACAACGACCATGACGCGGTCGCGCTGGCCGACGGTTTCAGTTGCCGCACGCAGATCCACGAGTTCGACTCCGGTGGACGCGAGGCCATGCATCTTGCCGAGCTGCTGGCCGCGGCGCTGCCGGCATCACCCGATGGCCTGCCGGCGCGGCCGAACCCACCGAGCAAACAAGCGAAAGTCGCCGCTCTGGCCGCCACAGCCGCTGCCGCCGCTGTCGGCGTCGCGATCAGCGCACGGAGGCTAGGGGCTCGGCGATGA
- a CDS encoding alpha/beta fold hydrolase codes for MAMRHALTTLALAAGLTTAAAPTSHLTPTPCPVPVPPTATNVRCGLVDVPLRYDSAATAKNKLAVAVIASKKPTRTPLMILGGGPGEKLIASLPALAALPADDPLVAGRDVILVDQRGVGFSKPALECPEVVGPLVDLTALPEQQAARTSAGVTACARRLSHDRVDFSAYDTLNNARDLGQVVAALGYPKVDLFGGSYGALLALQAERGNPDWIAHVAVASLTPAERNFFLDIGRSFQGSLDALRAACRADMMCASSYGDIATKLNRVVEKYAKSPKLMTIVDRATERSVRAMVSGELIASRLLSLLYFRSSLAYVPQLIDRFSNGDFSALVAGAGGPPPTAEHVVR; via the coding sequence ATGGCGATGCGCCATGCCCTGACCACACTCGCGCTCGCGGCCGGCCTGACGACGGCAGCCGCGCCGACATCGCATCTCACCCCGACGCCGTGTCCGGTGCCGGTGCCGCCGACCGCCACCAACGTCCGATGTGGACTGGTCGACGTGCCGCTGCGCTATGACTCGGCTGCCACGGCCAAAAACAAGCTCGCGGTGGCCGTCATCGCCAGCAAGAAGCCGACGCGTACGCCGCTGATGATCCTCGGCGGTGGTCCTGGCGAGAAGCTGATCGCCTCGTTGCCGGCGTTGGCGGCTCTGCCGGCCGACGATCCGCTGGTCGCCGGCCGCGACGTGATCCTCGTCGACCAGCGCGGCGTCGGCTTCAGCAAGCCGGCACTGGAATGTCCGGAAGTGGTTGGCCCGCTCGTCGACCTGACCGCGCTTCCAGAGCAACAGGCGGCGCGTACGAGCGCCGGTGTCACCGCCTGCGCGCGCCGGCTTTCGCATGACCGAGTGGACTTCTCCGCGTACGACACGCTGAACAACGCCCGCGACCTCGGCCAGGTCGTGGCCGCACTCGGATATCCGAAGGTCGACCTCTTCGGCGGCTCCTACGGCGCGCTGCTCGCTTTGCAGGCCGAGCGCGGAAACCCGGACTGGATCGCGCACGTCGCTGTCGCCTCGCTGACACCGGCAGAACGTAACTTCTTCCTGGACATCGGCCGGTCCTTTCAGGGCTCGCTGGACGCTTTGCGCGCCGCCTGCCGAGCCGACATGATGTGCGCCAGTTCCTACGGCGACATCGCGACGAAGCTGAACCGCGTCGTCGAAAAGTACGCGAAATCCCCAAAACTGATGACGATCGTCGATCGGGCGACCGAGAGATCGGTGCGTGCGATGGTGTCCGGCGAGCTGATCGCCAGCCGCCTGCTCAGCCTGCTGTACTTCCGCAGCAGCCTCGCCTACGTGCCGCAGCTGATCGACCGGTTTTCCAACGGCGACTTCTCCGCGCTGGTCGCCGGCGCCGGCGGTCCACCGCCGACCGCTGAACATGTGGTCCGATAG